Proteins co-encoded in one Parascardovia denticolens DSM 10105 = JCM 12538 genomic window:
- a CDS encoding HAD-IIA family hydrolase — protein sequence MAEEEFTGPGIIHGSERPLSQAYQLALLDLDGVVYRGADPVENAAAGIDQAKDLGMKIAYTTNNPSRFPSVVADQIRSFGLELEDSDVITSAIVSAHMMEEALEPGSTVLVIGAEHLRDELEKVGFKVTDLAADHPQAVIQSWYPTISWQELSQATYAIQSGARYFATNRDLTIPREGGIAPGNGAMLLPVIAASGKEPEASAGKPEPFMYDIALTMFSDTDRPLDRQICLPVGDRLDTDIEAANRGGYDGAVVLTGVADPRQIILAAPINRPVFVCADLEGLNDPQPEVRVSRENGRLLFTCRQAKAWVDSESPTIPARLHVVESGSPAKKSGNEPAKELDSLDALRAAASAAWHALDSGLDPTDFRLPAFAAKLH from the coding sequence ACGGAAGCGAGCGCCCCCTCAGCCAGGCCTATCAGCTGGCTTTGCTCGACTTGGACGGAGTGGTTTACCGGGGGGCCGATCCTGTGGAAAACGCGGCCGCCGGCATCGACCAGGCCAAAGATCTAGGGATGAAGATTGCCTATACGACCAACAACCCTTCCCGCTTCCCCTCGGTCGTGGCCGATCAAATCCGCTCTTTCGGGCTGGAATTGGAGGATTCCGACGTGATCACCTCCGCTATCGTCTCCGCCCATATGATGGAGGAGGCGTTGGAGCCGGGGTCCACCGTTCTGGTCATCGGGGCCGAGCATCTCAGGGATGAACTGGAGAAGGTCGGCTTCAAAGTGACCGATCTGGCCGCCGACCATCCTCAAGCGGTGATCCAGTCATGGTATCCGACCATCTCCTGGCAGGAGCTTTCCCAAGCGACGTACGCCATCCAGAGCGGGGCCCGCTATTTCGCGACCAACCGGGATCTGACCATCCCCAGGGAAGGTGGAATCGCCCCCGGGAATGGGGCCATGCTTTTACCGGTCATCGCGGCCAGCGGCAAAGAGCCGGAAGCGTCCGCAGGCAAGCCGGAGCCTTTCATGTATGACATCGCTTTGACCATGTTCAGCGACACCGACAGGCCCTTGGACCGCCAGATCTGCCTGCCTGTGGGGGACAGGTTGGACACCGATATCGAGGCTGCCAACCGCGGCGGTTATGACGGGGCCGTCGTCCTGACCGGGGTCGCCGATCCGAGACAGATCATCCTGGCCGCGCCCATCAACCGTCCGGTCTTCGTCTGCGCCGATCTGGAGGGTTTGAATGACCCGCAGCCCGAAGTGAGGGTCAGCCGCGAGAACGGCCGCCTCCTTTTCACCTGCCGGCAGGCTAAGGCTTGGGTGGATTCCGAATCCCCAACGATCCCGGCCCGGCTGCACGTGGTTGAGTCCGGGTCCCCGGCGAAGAAATCGGGGAATGAGCCGGCCAAGGAACTTGATTCCCTCGACGCCTTGCGCGCCGCCGCTTCCGCCGCCTGGCATGCGCTGGATTCCGGTTTGGATCCGACCGATTTCCGTCTTCCCGCTTTCGCGGCGAAACTCCACTAG
- a CDS encoding TlyA family RNA methyltransferase produces MKTDYTSQIRLDRALVEQGLAPSRTKAQELISRGDVFVNHLPAGKASRLIGPEDRLQVLYKGKEYVSRGAWKLLGAFDAFQPEGLILPQGLDCLDIGASTGGFIQVLLEKGARRVIALDVGHGQLDPRVSQDQRVTDFSGVNFRQVATQDLPFLPSYAVSDVSFISLTFIIPPLAGLAQAFLQANPGRTFTAILLVKPQFEVGKGNLGKGGIVTDDLLREKAVERVITCAGENGFQVRSCRPSPITGTHGNEEFLLWLTR; encoded by the coding sequence ATGAAGACCGACTATACCAGTCAGATCAGGTTAGACCGGGCCTTGGTGGAACAGGGCCTGGCCCCTTCCCGCACCAAAGCCCAGGAATTAATCTCCCGCGGGGATGTCTTCGTCAACCACCTTCCCGCCGGCAAGGCCTCACGGCTCATCGGCCCCGAAGACCGCCTCCAAGTCCTGTATAAAGGGAAGGAATACGTTTCCCGCGGGGCATGGAAACTCCTTGGTGCCTTTGACGCCTTCCAACCCGAAGGACTGATTCTTCCTCAAGGCTTGGATTGCCTCGATATAGGCGCCTCCACCGGCGGTTTCATTCAAGTCCTTCTGGAGAAAGGGGCCAGGCGGGTGATTGCCTTGGATGTGGGGCATGGGCAGCTGGATCCCCGGGTCTCTCAGGACCAGCGGGTGACCGATTTCAGTGGCGTCAACTTCCGCCAGGTGGCCACCCAGGACCTGCCCTTCTTGCCTTCTTACGCGGTTTCCGACGTCTCCTTCATCTCCCTGACCTTCATCATCCCGCCTTTGGCCGGCCTTGCCCAAGCCTTCCTCCAAGCGAATCCCGGGCGGACTTTCACAGCCATCCTTTTGGTCAAGCCCCAGTTCGAAGTGGGCAAGGGGAACCTCGGCAAGGGTGGGATCGTCACGGACGACCTCCTTCGGGAGAAAGCGGTCGAGAGGGTCATCACCTGCGCTGGAGAGAATGGTTTTCAAGTGCGTTCCTGCCGTCCTTCTCCCATCACCGGCACTCATGGAAACGAGGAATTCCTCCTCTGGCTGACCAGATGA
- a CDS encoding NAD kinase, whose protein sequence is MTKARSAIVVTHQRFALSSPIVSQVVEALRSYGFRVQVQASDTLYSFGQGVPTVDETTEIVVVLGGDGTILKAVELVKGTDVPVIGINLGHVGFLAEFESFEIETAMKRIAEKDYTIDDRMIADVELWEPDQSELLKDWALNDMVIYHGPHSPMIQVGVTVDDVAVSSFGCDGLIVSTPTGSTAYAFSAGGPIVWPGVKALEMIPIAAHALFTRPLIIGSESTFGISVLETRQDDAVITCDGRRAHPVPVGSRVVVRQSKDTLHLARLSDARFTDRLVTKFNLPVVGWHEQAQKRLDSKNLDSRGKTSEERKMAENGSENDQAHNQAIVDALSEMTPRRDYRRTFATGKEDEC, encoded by the coding sequence ATGACAAAAGCACGATCGGCGATAGTCGTCACCCACCAGCGTTTTGCCCTGTCCTCGCCCATCGTCAGCCAGGTGGTGGAAGCCCTGCGCTCGTATGGCTTCCGCGTGCAGGTGCAGGCCAGCGATACCCTGTATTCTTTCGGGCAGGGGGTTCCTACGGTGGATGAGACAACGGAGATCGTCGTGGTCCTGGGGGGAGACGGGACCATCCTCAAGGCGGTGGAGCTGGTCAAGGGGACGGATGTCCCCGTGATCGGTATCAATCTGGGCCATGTGGGCTTTTTGGCTGAGTTCGAAAGCTTCGAAATCGAAACCGCCATGAAACGGATCGCCGAAAAGGATTACACCATCGACGACCGTATGATCGCCGATGTGGAGCTATGGGAGCCGGACCAGTCGGAGCTTTTGAAGGACTGGGCTTTGAACGATATGGTGATTTATCACGGCCCTCATAGCCCGATGATCCAGGTGGGGGTCACCGTGGATGATGTCGCCGTCAGCTCTTTCGGATGCGATGGCCTTATCGTCTCCACTCCGACCGGCTCGACGGCTTACGCTTTCTCCGCCGGAGGCCCGATCGTGTGGCCAGGGGTGAAGGCTTTGGAAATGATTCCCATCGCCGCCCATGCCCTGTTCACCCGGCCTCTGATCATCGGATCCGAATCGACCTTCGGAATCTCCGTCTTGGAAACCCGGCAGGATGACGCCGTCATCACCTGTGATGGCAGGCGGGCCCATCCGGTTCCGGTCGGTTCGAGGGTGGTCGTCCGCCAGTCGAAGGACACCTTGCACCTGGCCCGCTTGTCCGACGCCCGTTTCACCGACCGGTTGGTGACGAAATTCAACCTTCCCGTGGTCGGCTGGCATGAGCAAGCCCAAAAGCGTCTGGATTCCAAGAACCTGGATTCCAGGGGGAAGACCTCCGAGGAAAGGAAGATGGCCGAAAACGGAAGTGAGAACGACCAAGCCCATAATCAGGCCATCGTGGACGCTTTGAGCGAGATGACCCCTCGCCGGGATTATCGTCGGACCTTCGCCACTGGGAAGGAGGATGAATGCTAG
- the recN gene encoding DNA repair protein RecN, which translates to MLEELEIQSLGPIHQAVLRPQPGMTAITGETGAGKSMLLSAIQLLSGSDAQSQRVAPGADHAWVQGIFDVAGEEDVQSLAARAGSPCDEGELFVSRTVPAQGRSRCYANGKTVPRSLLEQLSSFTVTIHGQAEQLKLASSAHQRAFLDRCCGDDQELADYQTAYQAVRKADEKLEHLVQEQSQIQAQADYLRESIDRIDKIGPQRGEDDALREQRTRIESAADISQAVQRALMALDSSQEGGDQASAADLLEQAVRVLESSAARDLFVNQISDLNSALESVQEIILSLSSQVADEGSPEELDGINGRIHDLEELTRRWGPKIDDVLAWKQQAEFDLEDLDASPEHIDELRKQRKDLVVDAVKKAKSLSSRRSQAAAVLSDRVNQELASLAMAGSRLDILVEHVDELNPWGSDRISFLFTPFPGSPRLPMGKSASGGELSRLMLALELVAFEMSRSNQGVGKREGQASYRPTLIFDEIDAGVGGKSAVELGKRLALLSQDAQVIVVTHLAQVASWADRQYVVVKQGGPAFDSENTDTVETVVKPVEGEARVEEIARMLSGTATETSLDHARELLDSSRVNAQTDRGGRKSASNRK; encoded by the coding sequence ATGCTAGAAGAATTGGAGATTCAATCCTTAGGGCCGATTCATCAGGCCGTCCTCCGTCCTCAACCCGGCATGACAGCCATCACCGGGGAGACGGGGGCTGGAAAGTCCATGCTTTTGAGCGCCATCCAGCTTTTATCCGGTTCTGACGCCCAATCCCAGCGCGTGGCTCCAGGCGCGGACCATGCCTGGGTACAAGGGATTTTCGATGTAGCCGGAGAAGAAGACGTCCAATCTCTGGCCGCCCGAGCCGGTTCTCCCTGCGATGAGGGGGAGCTCTTCGTCTCTCGGACAGTCCCCGCCCAAGGCCGTTCCCGCTGTTATGCCAATGGGAAAACGGTCCCGCGGTCCTTGCTGGAGCAACTGAGCTCCTTCACCGTGACCATCCACGGGCAAGCCGAGCAGCTCAAACTGGCTTCGTCCGCCCATCAGCGCGCTTTTTTGGACCGGTGCTGCGGCGACGACCAGGAATTGGCGGATTATCAAACCGCTTACCAGGCGGTAAGGAAGGCTGACGAGAAGCTGGAACACCTGGTTCAAGAGCAGTCGCAAATCCAAGCCCAGGCGGATTATCTGCGGGAATCCATCGACCGCATCGACAAGATCGGCCCCCAACGCGGCGAAGACGATGCTTTGCGTGAGCAGCGCACCCGGATTGAAAGCGCGGCTGATATCTCCCAAGCGGTTCAAAGGGCTTTGATGGCTCTGGACTCATCCCAGGAAGGGGGAGACCAAGCCAGCGCGGCGGACCTCTTGGAGCAGGCTGTACGCGTCCTGGAAAGCTCCGCCGCCCGGGACCTGTTCGTCAACCAGATTTCCGATTTGAATTCAGCCTTGGAAAGCGTGCAGGAAATCATCCTTTCCCTCTCCAGCCAGGTCGCGGACGAAGGCAGTCCGGAAGAACTGGATGGAATCAACGGTCGGATCCATGATTTGGAGGAGTTGACCCGACGGTGGGGGCCGAAAATCGATGACGTCCTGGCTTGGAAACAGCAGGCCGAGTTTGATTTGGAGGACCTGGACGCGTCTCCCGAGCATATCGACGAGCTGAGAAAGCAAAGGAAGGACTTGGTCGTGGACGCGGTCAAGAAGGCGAAGAGCCTTTCCTCCCGACGTTCGCAGGCGGCTGCGGTCCTGTCCGACAGGGTGAACCAGGAGCTGGCTTCCCTGGCCATGGCCGGCTCCCGCCTGGATATTCTGGTGGAGCATGTGGATGAGCTGAACCCCTGGGGGAGCGACCGCATCTCCTTCCTCTTCACTCCCTTCCCCGGCTCGCCCAGGCTTCCCATGGGGAAAAGCGCTTCCGGCGGCGAATTAAGCCGGCTGATGCTGGCCTTGGAGTTGGTCGCCTTCGAGATGAGTAGGTCCAACCAAGGGGTAGGGAAGAGAGAGGGCCAGGCGAGCTATAGACCGACCCTCATTTTCGACGAGATTGACGCCGGGGTCGGAGGTAAGAGCGCCGTCGAATTGGGCAAACGTCTGGCCCTGCTTTCCCAGGACGCTCAGGTGATTGTGGTCACTCATCTGGCTCAGGTCGCTTCCTGGGCGGATAGGCAATATGTGGTCGTCAAACAAGGCGGCCCCGCCTTTGACTCGGAGAATACGGACACCGTGGAAACCGTGGTGAAACCGGTGGAAGGCGAGGCCAGGGTCGAAGAGATAGCCCGCATGCTTTCCGGCACGGCCACGGAGACATCCTTGGACCATGCGCGGGAGCTATTGGACTCATCCCGGGTGAATGCGCAGACGGACAGGGGCGGGCGGAAGTCCGCCAGCAATCGGAAATGA
- the nadD gene encoding nicotinate-nucleotide adenylyltransferase has translation MVRATEDFQQPVSYAQRSMSDLSEVLGVRHRRRLSARGNNHEVPRVGIMGGTFDPIHNGHLVAASEVAWVYDLDEVIFVPTGRPIFKLNADVTNAEDRYLMTVIATASNPQFVVSRVDIDRPGVTYTIDTLRDIRRIRPQADLFFITGADALAEIMKWKDADKMWNLAHFVGVSRPGYTIDLENTGVPQAAVDLMEIPALSISSTDIRQRAKNGEPVWYLVPDGVVQYIGKHGLYRS, from the coding sequence ATGGTGAGGGCTACAGAGGATTTTCAACAACCGGTGAGCTACGCGCAAAGGAGCATGTCCGATCTGAGCGAGGTGCTCGGCGTCAGGCACCGGCGGCGTTTATCGGCCCGGGGGAACAACCATGAAGTCCCCCGCGTGGGGATCATGGGCGGGACCTTCGACCCCATCCACAACGGACACTTGGTTGCCGCCTCGGAAGTGGCCTGGGTCTATGACTTGGACGAGGTCATCTTCGTCCCCACCGGCAGACCGATCTTCAAATTGAACGCGGACGTGACCAATGCCGAAGACCGTTATCTCATGACCGTCATCGCCACGGCCTCCAACCCGCAATTCGTGGTCTCCCGGGTCGATATCGACCGCCCCGGCGTCACTTACACCATCGATACCTTGCGGGACATCCGGCGGATCCGCCCCCAGGCCGACCTCTTCTTCATTACCGGGGCCGACGCCTTGGCCGAAATCATGAAATGGAAGGACGCGGACAAGATGTGGAACCTGGCCCATTTCGTCGGCGTCTCCCGTCCGGGATACACGATCGACTTGGAGAACACGGGCGTGCCCCAGGCGGCGGTGGATCTGATGGAAATCCCCGCCCTGTCCATCTCGTCCACCGACATTCGGCAACGGGCGAAAAACGGGGAACCGGTCTGGTACCTGGTTCCGGACGGGGTGGTCCAATACATTGGAAAGCATGGTCTTTACCGGTCTTAA
- a CDS encoding ribose-phosphate diphosphokinase: protein MVSTVLEGNPDKNLILVTGRANPKLAQDVAKYLGVDVLETTAYDFANGEMYVRYTESVRGADVFVMQSHTDPINKWIMEQLIMIDALKRASARSITAVCPMLGYARQDKKHRGREPITCRLIFDLFKTAGADRVMSVDLHAAQSQGFFDGPVDHLQAMPVLVEYVRTRVPLDNVAVVSPDAGRIKVAEQWSQRLGGCPLAFVHKTRDITRPNHTVANRVVGDVAGKDCVLVDDLIDTGGTIAEATKIVLEAGAKSVIVVATHGVLSNPAVERLKNCGACEVVLTDTVPIPEEKRWDGLTVLSIAPLLAGAMKAIFNDGSVAELFANYPKYHGDEIPLAYPRSVCK, encoded by the coding sequence ATGGTGAGCACAGTTCTCGAAGGTAATCCAGACAAGAATCTCATTTTGGTCACAGGCAGGGCCAACCCCAAGCTCGCTCAGGACGTAGCAAAGTATTTGGGTGTTGATGTTTTGGAAACCACTGCCTATGATTTCGCGAACGGGGAAATGTACGTCCGCTACACGGAGTCGGTGCGAGGGGCGGACGTCTTCGTCATGCAAAGTCACACCGATCCCATCAACAAGTGGATCATGGAACAGCTCATTATGATCGACGCCCTCAAGCGGGCGTCCGCCCGATCCATCACCGCCGTCTGCCCCATGCTCGGATACGCTCGCCAAGATAAGAAGCACCGCGGTCGCGAACCCATCACCTGCCGTCTCATCTTCGATCTTTTCAAAACCGCCGGGGCCGACCGCGTGATGTCCGTGGACCTTCACGCCGCGCAATCCCAAGGCTTCTTCGATGGCCCGGTCGACCACCTGCAGGCCATGCCGGTCTTGGTCGAATACGTGCGCACCCGCGTCCCTCTGGACAACGTCGCCGTCGTGTCCCCCGACGCCGGTCGCATCAAGGTGGCCGAACAGTGGTCCCAGCGTTTGGGTGGCTGCCCCCTGGCCTTCGTCCACAAGACCCGCGACATCACCCGGCCCAACCATACGGTCGCCAACCGAGTCGTGGGCGACGTGGCCGGCAAGGATTGCGTCCTGGTGGATGACCTGATCGACACCGGCGGCACCATCGCCGAGGCGACCAAGATCGTCTTGGAAGCCGGGGCGAAGTCGGTCATCGTCGTGGCCACGCATGGGGTCCTGTCCAATCCCGCCGTGGAACGTCTGAAGAACTGCGGCGCCTGCGAAGTGGTCTTGACCGACACGGTCCCCATCCCGGAAGAGAAGCGGTGGGACGGCTTGACCGTCTTGTCCATCGCCCCCCTCTTGGCAGGTGCCATGAAGGCCATTTTCAACGATGGCTCCGTGGCCGAACTCTTCGCCAATTATCCCAAGTATCACGGCGACGAGATTCCTTTGGCCTACCCTCGCAGCGTCTGCAAATAA
- the glmU gene encoding bifunctional UDP-N-acetylglucosamine diphosphorylase/glucosamine-1-phosphate N-acetyltransferase GlmU translates to MAKLDCAIILAAGEGTRMKSDTPKVLHEFAGKTFLQRVMASVSQLHPQSEAVVVRYQAQRVAEAASSYQDDAIIVNQDEISGTGRAVQCAVFELEKRNAFQGTVLIAASDMPLLDTATLSQLLEAHESNGDAATVLTTSLENPFGYGRIIRDPDGNLLRIVEQKDANASELAVHEVNTSVYAFDAKILSQAIAGLTTDNAQGEFYLTDALETARHIGHVGVFQAPDYLAVEGVNDRVQLARLLKAHNVRVCEEWMRAGVTIQDPDTTWIDDEVTIEPDAVILPGSYLQGKTKVGAHAVIGPDTTLIDAEVEGEAHVERSRVESSHIGRKATIGPWTYLRPGNHLGEETKAGAYVEMKKATIDKGTKVPHLSYVGDAHIHDHTNVGGGTITANYDGVHKNRTEIGSNVHIGAGNMLVAPVTVGDNVTSGAGSVIRHDVPDNAMVYSENSQRMVEEWKPAWERTGARSDDSTDDSEGDFMDDRTDNRSRDSRPSNE, encoded by the coding sequence ATGGCAAAGTTGGATTGCGCGATCATCCTCGCGGCGGGAGAAGGAACCCGGATGAAGTCGGACACCCCTAAAGTGCTGCATGAATTCGCCGGAAAGACCTTCCTGCAAAGGGTGATGGCCAGCGTTTCCCAGCTCCATCCCCAATCCGAGGCGGTCGTGGTCCGTTATCAGGCCCAGCGGGTGGCCGAAGCCGCTTCCAGCTATCAGGACGATGCAATCATCGTCAACCAAGATGAGATCTCAGGAACAGGCCGGGCCGTCCAGTGCGCCGTCTTCGAACTGGAGAAGCGCAACGCTTTCCAAGGGACCGTCCTCATCGCCGCCTCCGACATGCCCCTGTTGGATACCGCCACTCTGAGCCAGCTTCTGGAAGCGCATGAGTCCAACGGGGATGCGGCGACCGTCCTGACCACCAGTCTGGAGAATCCTTTCGGCTATGGCCGTATCATCCGTGATCCCGACGGCAACCTTTTGCGCATCGTCGAACAGAAGGACGCCAATGCCAGCGAACTTGCCGTGCACGAGGTGAACACCTCCGTCTACGCCTTCGACGCCAAGATCCTTTCCCAGGCCATCGCCGGCTTGACGACAGATAACGCACAAGGGGAGTTCTACCTGACTGACGCCTTGGAAACCGCCCGCCACATCGGTCACGTGGGGGTCTTCCAAGCCCCTGACTACCTGGCCGTGGAGGGCGTGAACGATCGGGTCCAGCTGGCCCGCCTGCTGAAGGCCCATAACGTGCGTGTTTGCGAGGAGTGGATGCGGGCCGGGGTCACCATCCAAGACCCGGACACCACCTGGATCGATGACGAGGTAACCATTGAGCCTGACGCCGTCATCCTGCCCGGTTCCTACCTGCAAGGAAAGACCAAGGTTGGCGCCCATGCGGTCATCGGGCCCGACACCACTTTGATCGATGCCGAAGTCGAGGGGGAGGCCCACGTGGAAAGATCCCGGGTGGAGAGCTCCCACATCGGTCGCAAGGCCACCATCGGTCCTTGGACTTATCTGCGCCCCGGCAACCATCTGGGCGAAGAGACCAAAGCCGGAGCTTACGTGGAAATGAAGAAGGCCACCATCGACAAGGGAACTAAGGTCCCCCATCTGAGCTACGTGGGCGACGCCCATATCCATGACCACACCAACGTCGGCGGAGGCACCATCACGGCCAATTATGACGGGGTTCACAAGAACCGGACGGAAATCGGGTCGAACGTCCATATCGGCGCCGGCAACATGCTGGTGGCCCCGGTGACCGTGGGAGACAACGTCACTTCCGGCGCTGGCAGCGTCATCCGGCACGACGTGCCTGACAACGCCATGGTCTACTCTGAGAATTCCCAGCGCATGGTGGAGGAGTGGAAGCCGGCTTGGGAGCGGACGGGAGCCAGGTCCGACGATTCCACGGATGATTCCGAGGGTGATTTCATGGATGACCGCACTGACAACCGCTCTCGCGACTCCAGGCCGAGTAACGAGTAA
- the rsfS gene encoding ribosome silencing factor yields the protein MPAVQDSIDAVRIAAAAADRMKGEDIVAFDVTEPLAITDIFLLVTGDNPRQVLAIAEEIEKDMHVKLGRDPREREGVSEGQWVLQDYGDFVIHVMDRESRAFYDLDRLWKDCPRIDLQLPESPAPNEAAEADQGSEGAAK from the coding sequence ATGCCAGCAGTTCAGGATTCCATCGACGCCGTCCGCATCGCCGCGGCCGCGGCTGACCGTATGAAAGGCGAGGACATCGTCGCCTTCGATGTGACCGAGCCATTGGCTATCACCGACATCTTCCTCCTCGTCACCGGAGACAACCCCCGTCAGGTTCTGGCCATAGCCGAAGAGATCGAGAAGGACATGCACGTCAAACTGGGCCGTGACCCCCGTGAACGCGAAGGCGTCAGCGAAGGCCAGTGGGTCCTGCAGGATTACGGGGACTTCGTCATCCATGTGATGGACCGCGAATCCCGCGCCTTCTATGATTTGGACCGCCTGTGGAAGGATTGCCCTCGCATCGACCTCCAACTGCCTGAGAGCCCAGCCCCAAACGAGGCCGCGGAAGCGGACCAAGGATCAGAAGGCGCAGCGAAATGA
- a CDS encoding histidine phosphatase family protein — MTDTREHVHSIFLVRHGQTSYNAQHRFQGQIDIPLNEIGRWQVKQTAAELTRLYVGSNGDNTFDVQAGNTVDFGAQSNVAINGDGERVESFASASSPASASSAPPSSSCAVQGELGQSQGSQRRQIVLTSTLSRAQETAHTFADPLGLDVHIDPRVAERNFGDWEGMSMSEVREQFPDDFASWQRFEGGELRHGAETKEAVGLRGLAAINDWAYQAGKDTDLFIFSHGAWINQTLQTVLGMTTIYPDFASLVSMRNAFWVKLSSLDLPDGSVRWRLEEYEHGPVAAYITDWNNPDLASV; from the coding sequence ATGACAGACACGCGCGAACACGTCCATTCCATTTTCCTGGTCCGGCATGGTCAGACCTCCTATAACGCCCAGCATCGTTTTCAGGGGCAGATCGACATCCCTCTGAACGAGATCGGGCGCTGGCAGGTGAAGCAGACAGCCGCCGAGTTGACCCGCTTGTATGTGGGCTCCAACGGAGACAACACTTTTGATGTTCAGGCCGGCAATACGGTGGACTTCGGCGCGCAAAGCAACGTCGCCATCAACGGGGATGGGGAGAGGGTCGAGTCCTTCGCCTCCGCTTCGTCGCCGGCTTCCGCATCGTCTGCTCCCCCCTCTTCCTCGTGCGCAGTCCAAGGAGAGCTTGGGCAAAGCCAGGGTTCCCAACGGCGACAGATCGTTCTGACTTCCACCCTCAGCCGAGCCCAAGAGACGGCCCATACTTTCGCGGATCCGCTTGGCCTTGACGTTCACATCGACCCCCGTGTGGCCGAGCGCAATTTCGGCGATTGGGAAGGCATGTCCATGAGCGAGGTCCGGGAGCAATTCCCCGACGACTTCGCCTCCTGGCAGCGGTTCGAAGGCGGGGAGCTTCGTCATGGGGCGGAGACCAAGGAAGCGGTCGGCCTGCGGGGATTGGCGGCCATCAATGACTGGGCCTATCAGGCTGGCAAGGACACCGATCTTTTCATTTTCTCCCACGGGGCTTGGATCAATCAGACCTTGCAAACCGTTCTGGGAATGACGACCATCTATCCGGATTTCGCTTCCCTGGTTTCCATGCGCAACGCCTTCTGGGTCAAGCTCTCCAGCCTGGATCTGCCGGATGGATCCGTCCGCTGGCGTTTGGAGGAATACGAGCACGGTCCTGTGGCCGCCTATATCACGGATTGGAATAATCCTGATCTGGCTTCCGTTTGA
- a CDS encoding sensor histidine kinase, which produces MAEGEGRMMSPEIRRYPKAVQIALLSITAVSLLLIVSGFFYGGDVTLLSCVNLTLQCAFIVLLNRFPKSVLWLYAFFLTVSALAPFVSTIEYWGVWLTLLYAGLVLRVRYALLLAFSFSGLQFLSYAIYRDTSYTFLGVVSVTSLFFFFTFIGIGLRSFNLIQNQRVRILELERERAEQDSREWKDDLVAELHDALAGTLTDIALCSYQNQKETDPTVSAQGNALIHKLAMQSVQEIHQIIDIIDDDKPLKESVADTGQAANAARRYGKETIRKFLEAEDLKAQTIGMKGHSLIQGENDILLPKSLHHEMRLTLREIYTNIKKYAAPEGVYLVSVTISREGIAIYSSNRIEKGREKVLQHESGLKNIRQRVSKLNGTVKSWSDDDDLRMTIYFPVKGTRQNGHNHDGQ; this is translated from the coding sequence ATGGCTGAAGGAGAGGGACGAATGATGAGCCCGGAAATCCGCCGTTACCCCAAGGCCGTTCAGATAGCCTTGCTGAGCATCACTGCGGTGTCCCTTCTTTTGATCGTCTCAGGATTCTTCTACGGAGGCGATGTCACTCTTCTGTCGTGCGTGAATCTGACACTGCAATGCGCTTTTATCGTCCTGTTGAATCGTTTCCCGAAATCCGTTCTATGGCTTTACGCCTTTTTCCTCACGGTAAGCGCCCTGGCTCCATTCGTATCGACGATCGAATACTGGGGAGTGTGGCTTACGCTCCTGTACGCTGGTCTCGTTCTGCGGGTCCGCTACGCTCTTTTGCTTGCATTCTCGTTTTCCGGTCTGCAATTCCTTTCCTATGCGATTTATCGGGATACATCATACACATTCCTGGGAGTCGTCAGCGTGACATCCCTTTTCTTCTTTTTCACCTTCATCGGCATCGGATTGCGTTCTTTCAATCTCATCCAAAACCAGCGTGTCCGAATCCTGGAACTGGAAAGGGAGAGAGCCGAACAGGACAGCCGGGAATGGAAAGACGACCTGGTGGCCGAACTTCATGACGCTCTCGCTGGTACGCTGACGGACATCGCCTTATGCTCCTATCAGAATCAAAAGGAAACGGATCCCACCGTATCGGCGCAGGGCAATGCCCTCATTCATAAGCTGGCTATGCAGTCAGTGCAGGAAATCCATCAGATCATTGACATCATCGACGATGACAAGCCTTTAAAAGAGTCGGTTGCCGATACCGGGCAGGCCGCAAACGCAGCCAGACGATACGGCAAGGAAACGATCCGGAAATTCCTTGAGGCTGAAGATCTCAAGGCGCAGACGATAGGGATGAAAGGACACTCGCTCATACAAGGCGAAAACGACATCCTTCTTCCAAAAAGCCTTCATCATGAGATGAGGCTGACCCTTCGCGAGATTTATACGAATATCAAAAAATACGCTGCGCCCGAGGGGGTCTACCTCGTATCGGTGACTATCTCACGGGAAGGAATCGCTATTTACTCTTCCAATCGTATAGAAAAGGGACGGGAAAAAGTCCTCCAGCATGAGTCAGGACTGAAGAACATCCGACAGCGGGTCTCCAAGCTCAACGGCACGGTGAAGTCATGGAGCGACGATGACGACTTGCGCATGACGATTTATTTCCCTGTGAAGGGAACCCGGCAAAACGGCCATAACCATGATGGACAATGA